One segment of Virgibacillus doumboii DNA contains the following:
- a CDS encoding PrkA family serine protein kinase, whose amino-acid sequence MDILNKVKHHREEEQRLKWEGTFDEYLEIVKERPEVAQTAHSRVYNMIKSSGLSEKDGKKMYDFFGEEIFGLEDAIERLIEEYFHPAAKRLDVRKRILLLMGPVSGGKSTIVTMLKRGLEKFSRTDEGAVYAIKGCPMHEDPLHLIPQHLREDFYNEYGIRIEGNLSPLNSMRLEKEYDGRIEDVKVERIFLNEDKRVGIGTFSPSDPKSQDIADLTGSIDFSTIAEYGSESDPRAYRFDGELNKANRGMMEFQEMLKCDEKFLWHLLSLTQEGNFKAGRFALISADELIVAHTNEAEYRSFISNQKNEALHSRIIVMPIPYNLKVSEEERIYQKMIKESDMAHVHIAPHALRVAAIFSILTRLKESKKQSVDIVKKMRLYDGDSVEGYNQVDVDELRNEFPEEGMNGIDPRYVINRISSTIIRKEVPSINALDVLRSLKDGLDQHPSISEEDKEDYMNYISVARKEYDEIAKKEVQKAFVYSYEESAKTLMDNYLDNVEAFCNKNKLKDPLTGEEMHPDEKLMRSIEEQIGISENAKKAFREEILIRISAYARKGKRFDYNSHERLREAIQKKLFADLKDVVKITTTSKTPDESQLKKINEVIARLIDEYGYNSVSANELLRYVGSLLNR is encoded by the coding sequence ATGGATATTCTCAACAAAGTGAAGCATCATCGTGAGGAAGAACAGCGTCTGAAATGGGAAGGTACGTTTGACGAGTATTTGGAAATTGTGAAAGAGCGCCCCGAAGTTGCCCAAACAGCCCATTCTCGCGTTTATAATATGATTAAGAGCTCCGGATTATCGGAAAAAGACGGAAAAAAAATGTATGATTTCTTTGGCGAAGAAATATTTGGGCTTGAAGATGCAATCGAGCGGCTGATTGAGGAGTATTTTCATCCTGCAGCAAAGCGGCTTGATGTCCGTAAACGAATTTTATTGTTGATGGGGCCTGTCAGTGGCGGGAAATCAACAATTGTCACCATGCTGAAGCGTGGGCTCGAGAAATTTTCCAGAACCGATGAAGGTGCGGTTTATGCTATTAAAGGCTGTCCAATGCATGAGGATCCACTGCACTTGATTCCACAGCATTTGCGTGAGGACTTTTATAATGAATACGGCATTCGGATTGAAGGGAACTTATCACCGCTAAATTCAATGCGGCTTGAGAAGGAATATGACGGAAGGATTGAAGATGTAAAAGTCGAACGGATTTTTCTCAATGAAGATAAACGAGTCGGCATTGGAACGTTCAGTCCATCTGATCCAAAGTCACAGGATATTGCTGACTTAACAGGAAGTATCGACTTCTCAACAATCGCTGAATACGGTTCGGAGTCGGATCCGCGCGCATACCGCTTTGATGGTGAACTGAACAAGGCAAATCGCGGGATGATGGAATTTCAGGAAATGCTGAAATGTGATGAGAAGTTTTTATGGCATCTTCTGTCGTTAACACAGGAGGGCAACTTCAAAGCTGGAAGGTTTGCGTTAATCAGTGCTGATGAGCTGATCGTCGCGCACACGAACGAGGCGGAGTACCGTTCATTTATTTCCAATCAAAAAAATGAGGCACTCCATTCACGAATTATCGTCATGCCAATTCCGTATAACCTGAAAGTCAGTGAGGAAGAACGAATTTATCAAAAGATGATTAAGGAAAGTGATATGGCACATGTCCATATCGCCCCGCATGCACTGAGAGTTGCAGCGATTTTTTCCATTCTGACACGGCTAAAGGAATCCAAAAAACAAAGCGTCGACATCGTTAAAAAGATGCGACTGTATGACGGTGACAGTGTGGAAGGATATAATCAGGTTGACGTTGATGAATTAAGAAATGAATTCCCTGAAGAAGGGATGAACGGAATTGACCCGCGGTATGTCATCAACCGGATTTCATCCACAATCATTCGCAAGGAAGTTCCGTCAATTAATGCCCTTGATGTACTGCGGTCATTGAAGGATGGGCTTGACCAGCATCCATCCATTTCAGAGGAAGACAAAGAGGACTATATGAATTATATCTCTGTCGCGCGAAAAGAATACGATGAAATCGCTAAGAAAGAAGTTCAAAAGGCATTCGTGTACTCGTATGAGGAATCAGCGAAAACATTAATGGATAACTATCTTGATAATGTGGAAGCGTTTTGCAACAAAAATAAATTGAAAGACCCGCTAACAGGTGAAGAAATGCATCCGGATGAAAAGCTGATGCGTTCTATTGAGGAACAGATCGGCATCTCGGAAAATGCCAAGAAAGCGTTCAGGGAGGAAATCCTGATTCGTATTTCCGCTTACGCCAGGAAAGGAAAACGGTTTGACTATAATTCACACGAACGGCTAAGGGAAGCAATTCAGAAAAAGCTGTTTGCCGACTTAAAAGATGTCGTCAAAATAACAACCACATCAAAAACGCCGGACGAATCACAGCTTAAGAAAATTAACGAAGTGATCGCCAGGCTGATTGATGAATATGGCTACAACTCCGTTTCAGCCAATGAATTGCTGCGGTATGTGGGAAGTCTGTTGAATCGGTAA
- a CDS encoding GyrI-like domain-containing protein, which translates to MHALQNIEPKKIVNASYDADANFLKEERDLTHLIGVLTTANEVNDRLDKVPVEACTWAVFPNEGPFPSTLQETMAKTYSEWLPSSDYEVINAPSFSFTEMDENNKDYAYSEVWIPVRKK; encoded by the coding sequence ATGCATGCTCTTCAAAATATAGAGCCAAAGAAAATCGTTAATGCTTCTTATGATGCTGACGCTAACTTCTTAAAAGAGGAAAGAGATTTAACTCACTTGATTGGTGTTTTGACAACTGCAAATGAAGTAAATGACCGATTAGATAAAGTGCCGGTCGAAGCCTGTACCTGGGCAGTATTTCCAAATGAAGGACCATTTCCATCTACGTTACAAGAAACAATGGCAAAAACATATTCAGAATGGCTACCTTCTTCCGATTATGAGGTAATCAATGCTCCTAGTTTTTCTTTTACTGAAATGGATGAGAATAATAAAGATTACGCTTATAGTGAAGTTTGGATTCCTGTACGGAAGAAATAA
- a CDS encoding N-acetylmuramoyl-L-alanine amidase → MRSLTFGISLMLLFFVFIPVVQADNGKTYEVGANHLNVRTAPSHSAAIIGQLNDGDKIEVFQKAFGWVQTYYGGQEAWVASQFLYPADTSQKNTGSSTISKSTPEKITVTATEVRIRTGPGTNHEIIGYTSKGDTYNLVKSTNNWNNVVLGNGSTGWIAGWLTGYSTGKSNPPEANTNSGSNNDAQPQTTSANGALEGYNIVLDPGHGGMDPGAIGIGGVFEKNVIMNTVDNVAQNLRAAGATVILTRDSDYFLTLEERVELSNVYNTHAFVSLHYNACPIMGINGVSTHFHTGGEDRQLATNLQAALEQNISLYSRGIMQSDYHVLRENSEPAVLVELGFITNPNDLAAAQTNSYQDNVADGIVQGLKNYFDE, encoded by the coding sequence ATGCGTTCGTTAACATTTGGTATCAGTTTGATGTTATTATTCTTCGTTTTTATCCCTGTTGTACAAGCAGATAACGGTAAGACCTATGAAGTAGGAGCGAATCATCTGAATGTCAGAACAGCACCGTCACACAGTGCAGCGATTATTGGACAGTTGAACGATGGTGATAAAATTGAAGTATTTCAGAAGGCTTTTGGATGGGTGCAGACCTATTATGGCGGACAGGAAGCATGGGTAGCATCACAGTTCCTGTACCCGGCAGATACTAGTCAAAAAAACACCGGTTCATCGACTATTTCCAAGTCAACACCGGAAAAAATCACGGTAACCGCAACCGAAGTCCGAATACGTACTGGCCCGGGAACCAATCATGAAATCATCGGCTACACTTCCAAAGGAGATACATACAACTTGGTAAAGTCAACAAACAATTGGAATAATGTAGTGCTTGGTAATGGGTCGACCGGCTGGATTGCCGGATGGCTTACAGGTTACAGCACCGGGAAAAGTAATCCGCCTGAAGCCAACACAAATTCCGGCAGCAATAACGATGCGCAGCCGCAAACCACAAGTGCCAATGGAGCATTGGAGGGGTATAACATTGTCCTTGACCCTGGACATGGCGGAATGGATCCAGGCGCAATCGGCATCGGAGGTGTTTTTGAAAAAAACGTTATCATGAATACAGTAGATAACGTTGCCCAAAATTTGCGTGCAGCAGGTGCAACGGTAATCTTAACCCGTGACAGCGATTATTTTCTTACACTTGAAGAAAGGGTGGAATTGAGTAATGTATACAATACACATGCATTTGTCAGTCTCCACTACAACGCCTGCCCAATTATGGGAATTAACGGTGTAAGCACACATTTTCACACAGGCGGGGAAGATCGCCAGCTGGCAACAAACCTTCAGGCTGCACTGGAACAAAATATTTCACTGTACAGTCGTGGCATCATGCAAAGCGATTATCACGTACTTCGTGAGAACAGTGAACCTGCCGTACTGGTCGAATTAGGATTTATTACAAACCCAAATGATCTGGCAGCGGCACAAACAAACTCCTATCAAGACAATGTGGCGGATGGCATTGTGCAGGGTTTGAAGAATTATTTTGATGAGTAA
- a CDS encoding acetolactate synthase large subunit yields the protein MNVAELLVKCMENEGVEYIFGVPGEENIDMIDALYDSSIDFIVTRHETSAAFMAGTYGKLTGKPGVCLATLGPGATNLMTGVANANMDHCPLVAITGQAGLERQHKTSHQYYDLVNMYEPVTKWNAQIKNGKITPEVVRKAFQVAGQAKWGATHIDLPEDVAGMEVDGSPLKVAERPHTEAKKEIISKAAELIKNAKHPIVLAGDGITRQGALQEMRSFIDKSKLPIVHSFMGKGAISWKNELSLLTAGIGGQDYITCGFDSSDLIITIGFDMAEYSPKDWNPDSKTPILHIDTEEAETDAHYPVALNVLGDLKANLQQLSEAVESRDNTKDWIAGVRKQALDEFNEFKDDASFPIKPQKIVADLRSVLGEKDIAISDVGAHKMWMARMYHCYEPDTCLISNGLASMGVAVPSAIAAKMAHPDRNVVAVCGDGSFQMTGAELETAVRMNLPIIVLMWRDDGYGLIEWHQLKKFDRASYIKFGNPDFKQLATSYGFEAMQLTAAEELKPALEKAIEMNKPVFIDCPVDYSENMKLTEKLGEIIC from the coding sequence ATGAATGTAGCGGAATTACTCGTGAAATGCATGGAAAATGAAGGGGTTGAATATATTTTCGGGGTTCCCGGTGAGGAAAATATCGATATGATCGATGCCCTCTATGATTCATCTATTGATTTTATCGTAACAAGACATGAAACAAGCGCCGCATTTATGGCTGGAACTTACGGAAAATTAACCGGCAAACCCGGCGTCTGTTTGGCTACATTGGGTCCCGGGGCAACAAACCTCATGACTGGTGTTGCCAATGCCAATATGGACCACTGCCCACTCGTGGCAATTACCGGACAGGCCGGCTTGGAACGTCAGCATAAAACGTCACATCAATACTATGACTTGGTCAATATGTATGAACCTGTAACAAAATGGAATGCACAAATCAAAAACGGCAAAATCACCCCGGAAGTTGTCAGAAAGGCATTTCAGGTAGCCGGACAGGCCAAATGGGGGGCAACACATATTGATTTGCCGGAAGACGTAGCCGGCATGGAAGTTGACGGGAGTCCGTTAAAGGTGGCTGAAAGACCGCATACCGAGGCAAAAAAAGAAATCATCAGTAAGGCGGCCGAGTTGATCAAAAATGCCAAGCACCCCATCGTTCTCGCCGGTGATGGTATTACTAGACAAGGGGCATTACAGGAAATGCGATCCTTTATCGATAAAAGCAAACTTCCTATTGTGCATTCATTTATGGGAAAAGGAGCCATTTCCTGGAAAAATGAGCTGAGTCTATTGACAGCAGGGATAGGTGGTCAGGACTACATTACGTGTGGTTTTGACAGCTCCGATTTGATTATTACGATCGGATTTGATATGGCGGAATATTCACCAAAAGATTGGAATCCTGACAGCAAAACGCCGATTCTTCACATTGACACGGAAGAAGCTGAAACGGATGCACATTATCCTGTCGCACTAAATGTTCTCGGTGATCTTAAAGCAAACCTTCAGCAATTAAGTGAAGCCGTGGAATCCCGGGACAATACCAAGGACTGGATTGCCGGTGTCAGAAAACAGGCATTGGACGAATTTAATGAATTTAAGGATGATGCCAGTTTTCCAATCAAACCGCAAAAAATTGTTGCAGATTTGCGGTCTGTCCTTGGTGAGAAAGATATTGCCATTTCCGACGTTGGGGCGCATAAAATGTGGATGGCGAGGATGTATCATTGTTATGAACCGGATACGTGCCTGATTTCCAATGGTCTTGCCTCGATGGGGGTTGCGGTTCCAAGTGCAATCGCAGCAAAAATGGCCCATCCGGACCGTAATGTCGTTGCTGTTTGCGGGGATGGTTCTTTTCAAATGACCGGAGCTGAACTCGAAACAGCAGTGAGGATGAACCTGCCCATCATTGTTTTAATGTGGCGAGACGATGGCTATGGACTGATTGAATGGCATCAATTAAAGAAGTTTGACCGTGCTTCGTATATCAAGTTTGGTAACCCTGACTTCAAGCAGCTTGCCACGTCATATGGATTTGAAGCAATGCAGCTGACGGCGGCTGAAGAATTAAAGCCTGCTCTTGAAAAAGCAATTGAGATGAACAAACCGGTATTCATTGATTGTCCGGTTGACTACAGCGAGAACATGAAACTGACCGAAAAACTGGGAGAAATTATTTGTTAG
- a CDS encoding aldehyde dehydrogenase family protein yields the protein MLGSIINGQERTDSQDTMDVSNPYNGERVAEIALASQDVLEEAIDNSFSAYHDTMKEMTAHERSDILRKTADLLEERTEDFAQAIMQEAGKPISFSRGEVGRAIQVLRFASEQAKHISGEVVPMDAAIGGEGRLGLVKRVSLGVVGAITPFNFPLNLSLHKLAPAIAAGNTVIFKPAEKTPVSAHMLTKLFTEAGLPDGVLNLVMGTGEIGEAMVTHDKIHKISFTGSLPVGKSIVKNAGFKKVTLELGSNSPNILFDDANVEQAVKLLVKGAFAFSGQVCISAQRIYVQKSIYDEFLKLYIKQTNELKVGNPADEDTDIGPMISEKEAERAKEWIDDAVENGAKVSAGGEQKGTILTPTIMTNVDKNMKIIADEVFAPIVSVIPFETEDEVIGYSNDSIYGLQAGVFTKNLDRALRVADELEMGGVWINEISTYRQDNHPYGGVKQSGIGKEGVKYAVEDMTEEKFIGMKLKDDERAEK from the coding sequence ATGTTAGGATCCATCATTAATGGCCAGGAACGCACCGACAGCCAGGATACTATGGATGTCAGTAATCCATACAACGGAGAACGAGTAGCCGAAATTGCACTCGCTTCTCAGGATGTTCTCGAGGAGGCTATCGATAATTCGTTTTCAGCTTACCATGATACAATGAAAGAGATGACAGCTCACGAGCGTTCGGATATTCTGCGCAAAACGGCGGATTTACTGGAGGAACGGACCGAAGACTTTGCCCAGGCAATTATGCAAGAGGCCGGAAAACCAATTTCTTTCAGCCGGGGTGAAGTCGGACGAGCCATTCAGGTGCTCCGCTTCGCATCAGAACAAGCAAAACACATATCAGGCGAAGTAGTACCAATGGATGCAGCAATCGGCGGTGAAGGACGACTGGGCTTGGTGAAAAGAGTTTCCTTGGGTGTAGTAGGAGCCATTACCCCATTTAATTTTCCTTTAAATCTGTCACTGCACAAACTCGCACCGGCGATTGCCGCGGGAAATACAGTTATTTTCAAACCGGCCGAAAAAACTCCGGTTTCCGCTCACATGCTGACAAAGCTGTTCACCGAAGCAGGTCTTCCTGATGGTGTGCTGAACCTTGTTATGGGCACCGGCGAAATCGGGGAGGCGATGGTCACACATGATAAAATACACAAAATTTCTTTTACCGGCAGTTTACCGGTTGGCAAGTCCATCGTTAAAAATGCCGGGTTTAAAAAAGTCACACTTGAGCTTGGTTCCAACTCACCAAATATTTTATTTGACGATGCTAACGTTGAACAGGCGGTAAAACTATTAGTGAAAGGCGCTTTTGCGTTTTCCGGACAGGTTTGTATTTCCGCTCAGCGAATTTATGTTCAAAAAAGCATCTATGATGAATTTTTGAAACTCTATATTAAACAGACAAATGAACTTAAGGTCGGAAACCCGGCAGACGAGGACACTGACATCGGACCTATGATCAGCGAAAAAGAAGCAGAACGCGCCAAGGAATGGATTGATGATGCAGTGGAAAACGGTGCAAAAGTATCCGCGGGAGGTGAACAGAAAGGAACGATCTTAACGCCGACCATTATGACGAACGTTGATAAAAACATGAAAATTATTGCTGACGAAGTATTTGCACCGATTGTATCCGTCATCCCGTTTGAAACCGAGGATGAGGTAATCGGATATTCGAATGATTCCATTTACGGTCTGCAGGCAGGTGTATTTACGAAAAACCTGGACCGGGCACTTCGCGTTGCGGATGAACTGGAGATGGGCGGCGTATGGATCAACGAAATTTCCACCTATCGCCAGGACAACCATCCGTATGGCGGTGTGAAACAAAGCGGCATCGGAAAAGAAGGTGTAAAATATGCCGTTGAGGATATGACTGAAGAGAAGTTTATTGGAATGAAGTTAAAGGATGACGAAAGAGCTGAAAAGTGA
- a CDS encoding M20/M25/M40 family metallo-hydrolase — translation MMECRDEVLDLTKRLVGIQSIVNTEGEKVIAHSLYTLLASFPYFTSNPEHVTIEQTTNDERERYNVLAFVKGTKTASNRTVILMGHMDTVGVDDFNQLHEYAFKPDEWMDMLKEEDIPASVSKQLQSGDWLFGRGALDMKSGLASNIYLLKYYAEHPEELEGNLVLVAECDEEDGSHGILSALKTLKRWKEEHHFDYVAAVNSDFVAPRSEEDENRYVYKGAAGKLLPSFLITGEETHVGDAFDGLDPNFIAAELTRQISYNPELCNEAHGEITVPPVALKQADLKPSYTVQTALSAYVYYNFFIHSWSPKEVLEKLKIHAHIAFTNALATFKERYRAFCDISNQPYKEIPWQPRVFLYEEMEQMLIEAHGDSFIQHMDEFKQDLLNDDTLDTRMFAARVVEEAWKWMEDKSPAIFVFYSSLYSPRIELSGETENEQILMDALEHAVKHIQPNYEHPIAVRNFFPYISDASFMALSDDDAGIAAIENNNPGWGTKHYVDYQDIRDIDVPVINIGPYGMDGHKRLERVEMTYSFEIVPNMTNMVIQRVLHGMSDK, via the coding sequence ATGATGGAATGTCGTGACGAAGTACTGGATTTAACAAAAAGACTTGTCGGTATCCAAAGTATTGTTAATACGGAAGGTGAAAAGGTAATTGCCCATTCGTTGTATACATTGCTTGCATCTTTTCCTTATTTTACATCGAATCCGGAACACGTGACCATTGAACAAACGACAAACGATGAACGCGAGCGGTACAATGTACTGGCTTTTGTCAAAGGGACAAAGACCGCGAGTAATCGGACCGTTATCTTAATGGGGCACATGGATACGGTCGGGGTTGATGATTTTAATCAATTGCATGAGTATGCATTTAAGCCGGATGAATGGATGGATATGTTGAAAGAGGAGGATATACCTGCATCTGTGAGCAAGCAGCTGCAATCCGGTGACTGGCTCTTCGGCAGGGGTGCCCTCGATATGAAAAGCGGGCTTGCCAGTAATATCTATCTGCTGAAATATTATGCGGAACATCCCGAGGAATTGGAGGGTAATCTTGTACTTGTCGCCGAGTGTGATGAAGAGGACGGATCACATGGTATCCTGTCCGCGCTAAAAACATTGAAAAGATGGAAAGAGGAACACCATTTTGATTATGTTGCTGCTGTGAACAGTGATTTTGTCGCACCAAGGTCCGAAGAAGATGAGAATCGTTATGTATATAAGGGAGCGGCCGGAAAACTCCTCCCGTCTTTTTTGATAACCGGTGAGGAAACACATGTCGGGGATGCATTTGACGGGCTTGATCCGAATTTTATTGCGGCTGAATTAACCAGGCAAATCAGTTATAATCCGGAACTCTGTAATGAAGCACACGGAGAAATAACGGTTCCTCCCGTCGCTTTAAAGCAAGCAGATTTGAAGCCGTCCTATACAGTCCAAACGGCATTATCCGCATATGTGTATTACAATTTCTTTATCCATTCCTGGTCGCCGAAAGAGGTTTTGGAAAAATTGAAGATTCATGCACATATTGCGTTTACAAATGCACTTGCCACATTTAAAGAAAGATACCGGGCATTTTGTGACATTAGCAATCAGCCTTATAAAGAAATACCTTGGCAGCCGCGTGTATTCCTATATGAAGAAATGGAACAAATGCTGATTGAAGCGCATGGTGATTCATTTATTCAGCATATGGATGAATTTAAGCAGGATCTGTTAAATGATGACACATTGGATACCCGAATGTTTGCAGCCCGGGTTGTCGAAGAAGCATGGAAATGGATGGAGGATAAAAGCCCGGCCATCTTTGTGTTCTATTCATCTTTGTATTCACCACGAATTGAATTATCCGGAGAGACGGAGAATGAACAGATTCTGATGGATGCTCTTGAACATGCGGTTAAACATATTCAGCCGAACTATGAACACCCAATTGCTGTTCGTAACTTTTTCCCATATATTTCGGATGCCAGTTTTATGGCGTTAAGTGATGATGATGCAGGAATTGCAGCGATTGAAAATAATAATCCTGGATGGGGCACCAAGCATTATGTGGACTATCAGGACATCCGTGATATCGATGTGCCGGTGATTAATATTGGGCCATATGGGATGGATGGACATAAGCGTCTGGAACGTGTGGAAATGACCTATTCCTTTGAAATTGTGCCGAATATGACGAATATGGTAATTCAAAGGGTGCTGCATGGAATGTCAGACAAATAA
- a CDS encoding phospholipase: protein MPQRRNRGTRFCIFPGYKYCGPGCSGPGAPIDDLDAACKAHDDCYRRFGPSCECDQLFLQRIGPMINPHTKKGRKARLMYNYMKMQTFFTCNF from the coding sequence TTGCCACAGCGAAGAAACAGAGGAACCCGATTTTGTATATTTCCCGGCTATAAATATTGCGGCCCCGGATGCAGTGGTCCCGGTGCACCGATTGACGATCTGGACGCGGCCTGTAAAGCGCATGATGATTGTTATCGCAGATTTGGACCATCATGTGAATGTGACCAGCTATTTCTTCAACGTATTGGACCAATGATCAACCCACATACGAAAAAAGGAAGAAAGGCAAGACTGATGTACAACTATATGAAAATGCAGACATTCTTTACCTGCAATTTTTAA
- a CDS encoding acyl-CoA dehydrogenase family protein, with protein sequence MAHIKTGNYGGSYLVNQITADEAFFPEDLTEEHKMIQKTAQQFSTKEVEPRHKEIEAQHFDVVADLMKQAGDLGLLAHSIPEEFGGLGLDKISKGIVGEQVGRTGSYGVAHSNHTCIATLPITYYGTTEQKQKYLPKLASGEYIGAYCLTEPDAGSDAMSGKTTAVLNNEKTHYLLNGTKIYITNATFSDTFIVYAKVDGEHYTAFIVEKNFPGLKLGPEEKKMGIKGSSTRSVILEDCEVPVENLLGEIGRGHIIAFTVLNLGRFNLGSACVGAAKYALKETVNHIKERKQFGQALADFGASKEKAAKMAARIYASESMQYRTSALLEEALNGLDQEADKRVVAAGLSEYALECAACKVYGSETLDYLVDEGLQLHGGAGFINEYRVEQMYRDSRINRIFEGTNEVNRLLLTGQFLKKALKGELSYEEAVTKAFQRLEKNNYGADKQLELVKDFRAIYLVLVELARKKFGKQLDAQQEILMKLSDLAIHLFASESVLLRTKKEIDAQGEAPLKAMLMETSLEEAFNQVLIIVRQLDQELFETKEAIREQVYTKLMSHSFAGSINRNRDIALNVYEKGMYSS encoded by the coding sequence TTGGCACATATAAAGACCGGAAACTATGGCGGTTCATACCTGGTTAATCAGATAACTGCAGACGAAGCATTTTTCCCGGAAGATTTGACCGAAGAACATAAAATGATTCAAAAAACAGCACAGCAATTTTCCACCAAAGAGGTAGAACCACGTCACAAGGAGATTGAGGCACAACACTTTGATGTTGTTGCTGACTTAATGAAACAAGCGGGAGACCTTGGGTTGCTTGCCCATAGTATCCCAGAGGAATTTGGCGGCTTAGGTCTTGATAAAATCAGTAAAGGCATTGTTGGGGAACAGGTTGGACGAACAGGAAGCTATGGTGTAGCACACTCCAACCATACATGTATCGCAACACTTCCGATCACGTATTACGGCACAACGGAGCAAAAACAAAAATACCTTCCTAAATTGGCGAGCGGAGAATACATTGGTGCGTATTGTTTAACAGAACCCGATGCAGGATCTGATGCAATGTCCGGCAAAACAACTGCTGTTTTAAATAACGAAAAAACACACTACCTTTTAAATGGTACGAAAATATATATTACCAACGCTACCTTTTCTGATACATTTATTGTCTATGCAAAGGTGGACGGGGAACATTACACTGCATTTATTGTTGAGAAAAACTTTCCAGGACTAAAACTGGGTCCGGAAGAAAAGAAAATGGGGATTAAAGGGTCGTCAACACGATCTGTTATTTTAGAGGATTGTGAAGTACCTGTTGAAAACCTGCTGGGGGAAATTGGAAGAGGGCATATTATTGCTTTTACTGTATTGAATCTTGGGCGTTTTAACCTTGGTTCTGCATGTGTTGGCGCAGCAAAATATGCACTAAAGGAAACAGTTAACCATATTAAGGAACGTAAACAGTTTGGACAGGCACTTGCTGATTTTGGTGCATCCAAAGAGAAGGCAGCAAAGATGGCTGCACGAATTTATGCTTCGGAATCCATGCAATATCGAACGTCTGCTTTATTGGAAGAGGCATTGAACGGACTTGATCAGGAAGCGGATAAACGTGTTGTTGCAGCTGGATTATCAGAATACGCCCTTGAATGTGCAGCGTGTAAAGTATACGGTTCGGAGACATTGGATTACTTAGTTGATGAAGGACTTCAACTTCATGGTGGGGCTGGATTTATTAACGAGTATCGAGTTGAACAAATGTACCGGGATTCAAGAATCAATCGTATATTTGAAGGAACCAATGAAGTAAACCGCCTTCTTTTGACAGGTCAATTTTTGAAAAAGGCCCTGAAAGGTGAATTGTCTTATGAAGAAGCTGTAACGAAAGCCTTTCAACGATTGGAAAAAAATAACTACGGGGCTGACAAACAACTGGAACTGGTAAAGGATTTCCGGGCTATCTATCTTGTTTTAGTTGAACTGGCCCGCAAAAAATTCGGAAAGCAACTGGATGCACAACAGGAAATTCTAATGAAGCTATCAGATTTGGCAATTCATTTATTTGCTTCAGAGTCTGTATTGCTTCGTACTAAAAAGGAAATCGACGCACAAGGTGAAGCCCCATTAAAAGCGATGTTGATGGAAACCTCGCTTGAGGAGGCTTTTAACCAAGTGCTTATTATTGTGAGACAGTTGGATCAGGAGCTGTTTGAAACGAAAGAGGCAATTAGAGAACAGGTTTACACGAAGTTAATGTCACATTCGTTCGCTGGTTCCATAAACAGGAACAGGGATATTGCGCTTAACGTATATGAAAAAGGTATGTATAGCAGCTAG